The following proteins are co-located in the Silene latifolia isolate original U9 population chromosome 1, ASM4854445v1, whole genome shotgun sequence genome:
- the LOC141649330 gene encoding uncharacterized protein LOC141649330, protein MNFDFDAAGEVQFLQMNELEELRLEAYESSKIYKEQTKKWHDGKIKKKDISLGDLVLLFNSKVKVFPGKLKSRWSGPFKVMQIFPYGAFELWSEEGGTFRVNGQFVKRYYEGENKEPIEVLYLGEPLPETETS, encoded by the coding sequence atgaattttgactttgatgCCGCCGGAGAGGTCCAAtttctccaaatgaatgagcttgaAGAATTGAGGTTGGAAGCTTATGAGAGTTCCAAAATCTACAAGGAACAAACAAAGAAATGGCATGATGGCAAGATCAAGAAGAAAGACATAAGTCTGGGAGACCTTGTTCTCCTTTTCAACTCCAAAGTTAAGGTGTTCCCGGGCAAGCTTAAATCGAGGTGGTCGGGACCCTTCAAGGTGATGCAAATATTTCCTTATGGTGCCTTTGAGCTTTGGAGTGAGGAAGGGGGAACCTTTAGGGTCAATGGCCAATTCGTCAAGCGTTATTATGAGGGTGAAAACAAAGAACCGATTGAAGTGCTCTACCTCGGGGAACCCCTTCCCGAGACGGAGACAAGTTGA